The segment CAAATCCTTAGCCTCCACCAATGTCTTAGCCTTTCCCTTGGGCTGAAGTAAGAgttggggagaaaagaaacagcacTAAGCCACCCCCTACTCCCCCTGTcatgccccccccacacacacacacagtattaaACTCAACGCCTGTGTAAGCTGAGCCCCAGAGCTTTCATGGCCTGCCAGGCTATTTCAAGCTAAGGATTATGCAGAGAGAGCAGATGCATTACATTTTGCCATCTTctgaaatctaaaattttaagtCGCATCTAAAGAACATAGATGGAAAACTTTGATTTCAgtaattgtactttttaaagtgttttcctaAACTTAATATAAACTTATAAGAATATGAATTAACAcatcttatttatatttcataaatatccacagaacttttttaaaaaacactgcagGTAAGATTCagtttagctttaaaaaataatcaggtaCATAtctggaactttttaaaaataagatttatatcTGAAAATGCCAATATAAGTTTAAGGCAGTAACAACTGTAAgtgaatcataaaatatatttcagactCCATTTCCAAGTACTGTATTTTCATCTTCAGACTATGTGTACAAAGTTCCACTGCCAttaaaatacactgaaaagaAAAGCGCATCAGGTGAAGGGGATCACAACTCTTTCTAGCAATATAAAACGTTTTCATACAATGGATAAACATGCCTTAAATGAGGATGGCTCTTTTGCCACCCAGTGTTACTAATGCACCTTCTCTGGCATTGCTGgcataatgaagaaataattctGAGTTCTCTCTAGAATCAAACTGGTTTCCAAACTCGCATTGTTTCAGGTGTAAGAAGAGCATCATTTTCAGCTGTAGGAACATATTTAACAATAATTCGTCCTGAGTAAGAATAACAAAGACAACCTCAACATACCAGGAACTAtgtctatatttttaatcttcataagaATCATTTCAGACGTGGGTAATACAAACATTCCGGCGGTCCCATTTATTGGCGGAACTGTAGTCTTCCTCCTGTTGTGTGAACAGGCACTGATAGGATGTCACTTAGTCCCAACCGGGTCCTTTACTTCCACCACCAGAATTCCATCGTGACAGAGGATCGCGGACAAATCTTTGGTTTCAATGCCATCTGGCAGTTTGTACTGTCGGGTGAAGCTTCTTGAGATAAAACCATGCTCGTCCATTCTGGTTCCATGTTGAGCCTTAATGAGCAGCCAGCCCTCGAAGGTCTGAATGATGATATCTTCGGGGAGGAACTGGACCACGTCCAGCAGGATCTGGAAGCGTGATTTGCCTTCTTGGGGCAGCATCTCTGCCGCTGAGTCCACTGGAGGAGCCTGGGCCGCCCTGGCTTTTCCCAGGTCCACGGTGGTTGGCCCGGGCAGTGCATATAAAGCGTGATCCAGCCTGCAGTCTTCCAGACCTCGAGCTTCAAACACCTCCTGGTAACGCACTGGAATCTCGATGAGGTGCCTCAAAATGATTTTTGCCATGGTGGAGGCAGAAACAGCACCCAACAGCTTCCCTTCCGGCTGTGAGCCGCCCGTGGTGAACCCTCGCAGTTGTCGTCTGACCAGATTAGCAGCGGGAGCAGCTACTCACTTGTAACCCTGCACAGACGCAACCACTTGAAGAGAACTGAATCATCCCACCGCACGCTCACACTTGTCTTTTCACACACACTGACAATGAACGGCTATTTATAGGGCCTGTGTCGGAGTTGCATTTAGCACACAGCCTGCTCAAGCTGCCGCGTCAAGGGGTGCCTCACATTCTCAGCTATCC is part of the Rhinolophus sinicus isolate RSC01 linkage group LG03, ASM3656204v1, whole genome shotgun sequence genome and harbors:
- the HSPB3 gene encoding heat shock protein beta-3; protein product: MAKIILRHLIEIPVRYQEVFEARGLEDCRLDHALYALPGPTTVDLGKARAAQAPPVDSAAEMLPQEGKSRFQILLDVVQFLPEDIIIQTFEGWLLIKAQHGTRMDEHGFISRSFTRQYKLPDGIETKDLSAILCHDGILVVEVKDPVGTK